GGCAGGGCGCCGGAGAGGGCAAGGATGCCGCCCATGAGGTGGAGTCGAGTGCCTATGATCTCGGGCGGATTTTGACCGAGCAGTTCGAGTTGCCCAATTTGCAGAACAAGGGCAAGAAGAGCTCCCTGACCCAGTTCACGTATGATCTCACCGACCGCAATCGTGGTTTTGGCCAGCTCCTCGATAAAAAAGCCACCCTGCGCCGGGTGCTGGAAACTAATATCGCTTTAGGTAATGTCGATGAGCAGGGCGTCAAAGATCCTTCCAGCCTGCTGATCGCTCCGCGTGACAAGGTCTACCGGGTGCTGTCGAAAGAGAAAGATTACGAATCGCAGGCCATGGTGTTTTTCGTCCGTGATTACTCCGGGTCCATGCATGGCAAAGCGACCGAGCTGGTGGTGTCGCAGCACGTCATGATCTACAGCTGGCTGCTCTACCAGTTTGCCCGCCGGGTGGAAACCCGCTTCATTCTCCACGATACCGAGGCGCGTGAAGTGCCCGATTTCCACACCTACTACAATATGCAGGTGGCTGGAGGAACGCGGGTGATGTCCGCCTACAAAATGGTCAACGACATCGTTGAAGAGGAAGGGCTGGCCCGCGATTACAACATCTATGTTTTTCACGGTACCGATGGCGATGACTGGGACAGTCGCGGCAAGGAGACGTTGCCGCAGCTCAAGAAGATGCTCACCTACACCAGTCGGGTCGGCATTACCATTGCCGAGCATCTGTACAGCGGCGACCGCAAAACTCAGGTGGAAACCTACATCAACCAGTCCGGGCTGCTCGATACGCACGGAAACCTGTTGCGTCTGGACAGTATGGGCGAAGATGCGCCGGAAGAGCGGATTATTGAAGGCATCAAAAAGCTGATTGCGCCGTCCTGATGAGGCGGACGCTGAGGATACGGTATGGAACTGATTAATCAGCACAGCAAAAAAATAATGGAAGGCTGCAAGGAGCGGGCGCGTGCCGCCGGGCTGCGTTTTGATGAGCAGAGCCTGGAATATGTCGTCACCAACCGCGATATGCTCGAACTGTCGCCCAAGGTGATGATTCCGACTCTGTATGATTATTGGGTGCATGATGTCGAAGTGCTCAAGGAGAAGGGCAAGTACGAACTCTATCCGGGCAACCCCTACGAAACCGTCATCAACACCCGGCCGGCCATCTCGTTTTACAACGACAACAACCCCGACTGGCTCAACGTGATGATCTTTTATCACGTGCTCGGCCATATCGACTTCTTCCAAAATAACCTGTTCTTCCGCCATACCTGGGATTACGACCTGGC
This region of uncultured Desulfuromonas sp. genomic DNA includes:
- a CDS encoding DUF444 family protein encodes the protein MKKTTQQPPQHPFAPDPVMQDLSPEQRAALEAECHGDPTHRPFAVRPPEPGLGPFASLYAANDMNMLQAMSAPKASYTTHIRTLDELLERDRQRDKDGFPRKIQVGRLIKPQQGAGDKVIVVPTTVEEKLIHDNQFSDPEGGGGGQGGSGEGAEGEVIGEAPVRPEGQGEGQGAGEGKDAAHEVESSAYDLGRILTEQFELPNLQNKGKKSSLTQFTYDLTDRNRGFGQLLDKKATLRRVLETNIALGNVDEQGVKDPSSLLIAPRDKVYRVLSKEKDYESQAMVFFVRDYSGSMHGKATELVVSQHVMIYSWLLYQFARRVETRFILHDTEAREVPDFHTYYNMQVAGGTRVMSAYKMVNDIVEEEGLARDYNIYVFHGTDGDDWDSRGKETLPQLKKMLTYTSRVGITIAEHLYSGDRKTQVETYINQSGLLDTHGNLLRLDSMGEDAPEERIIEGIKKLIAPS